Within Candidatus Methylomirabilota bacterium, the genomic segment TCCCCGCTCACCCGCTCGGCACGGACCAGGTCGGGCGCGATCTGCTCTCCCGCATGATCTACGGGGGCCGGGTCTCGCTGATGGTGGGAATCTGCTCGGTCCTGATGTCGGCCAGCATCGGGGTGCTGCTGGGGCTGACCGCGGGCTACTTCGGGGGCAGTCTCGACTGGTCGATCATGACGCTGGTCAACGTGATGCTGACCTTCCCGTTCGTGCTGCTCGCCCTTGCCGTCATCGCGGTGCTCGGCCCGAGCCTGGTCAACATGATCTTCGTGCTGGGCGTCGCCGGATGGCCGATCTACGCCCGCGTGGTGCGAGCGGAGGCCATGGCGATCCGTGAGCGCGAGTTCGTGCTGGCCGGCCGCGCGCTCGGCATGAGCCACCTGCGCATCATCTTCCGGCAGATCCTCCCGAACCTCACCTCCGCGATCGTGGT encodes:
- a CDS encoding ABC transporter permease; this encodes MTSLSEGKIDLVTLGDTAPAAARERASLRRLGRVRWGLAAGFVLLLIVASAVFAPWIAPHDPLAVNIRHRLGPPAWMDGGVPAHPLGTDQVGRDLLSRMIYGGRVSLMVGICSVLMSASIGVLLGLTAGYFGGSLDWSIMTLVNVMLTFPFVLLALAVIAVLGPSLVNMIFVLGVAGWPIYARVVRAEAMAIREREFVLAGRALGMSHLRIIFRQILPNLTSAIVV